A stretch of Pristiophorus japonicus isolate sPriJap1 chromosome 12, sPriJap1.hap1, whole genome shotgun sequence DNA encodes these proteins:
- the LOC139276975 gene encoding zinc finger protein 154-like isoform X2, which yields MEAESTIHSGEKWYTCSVCGQGFSRSFSLERHKRSHTGERPFTCSECGKSYTQSSHLLTHRRVHTGERPFTCSECGKGFSNSSHLLVHQRVHTGERPFTCSVCEKGFTTSSDLLTHQRVHTGERPFTCSECGKGFTHSYSLLKHQQIHTGERPFTCSECGKGFTQSSDLLTHQRVHTGERPFSCSECGKGFIQSSHLLTHQRVHTGERPFTCSECGKGFTRSSNLLTHQRVHTGERPFTCSVCGKGFTRSFYLLTHQRVHTGERPFTCSVCGKGFTQSSHLLKHQRLHK from the coding sequence atggaagcagaaagcactattcacagtggggagaaatggtacacatgctctgtgtgtggacaaggcttcagccgatcattcagcctggagagacacaagcgcagtcacactggggagaggccgttcacctgctctgagtgtggaaaaagttacactcagtcatcccacctgctgacacaccggcgagttcataccggggagaggccgttcacctgctcagagtgtgggaagggattctctaactcatcccacctgctggtgcaccagcgagttcacactggggagaggccgttcacctgctcagtgtgcgaGAAGGGTTTCACTACTtcatctgacctgctgacacaccagcgagttcacaccggggagaggccgttcacctgctccgagtgtgggaagggattcactcattcatacagcttgctgaaacaccagcaaattcacactggggagaggccgttcacctgctccgagtgtgggaagggattcactcagtcatccgacttgctgacacaccagcgagttcacaccggggagaggccgttcagctgctccgagtgtgggaagggattcattcaatcatcccatctgctgacacaccagcgagttcacactggggagaggccattcacctgctccgagtgtgggaagggattcactcggtcatccaacctgctgacacaccagcgagttcacactggagagaggccgttcacctgctccgtgtgtgggaagggattcactcgttcattctacctgctgacacaccagcgagttcacactggggagaggccgttcacttgctctgtgtgtgggaagggattcactcagtcatcccacttgctgaaacaccagcgacttcacaagtGA
- the LOC139276975 gene encoding zinc finger protein 154-like isoform X1: MAKVNVGPLEDETGELIMENREMAETLKKYFVSVFTVEDTKNIPIMYIDFQKAFDKVPHNRLASKVEAHGIKGTVAAWIRNGLCDRKQRVVVNGCFSDWRKVYNGVPHGVLEGEDLQTGNSNQTSHQDLTESLHSSGLGYHRPLTMEAESTIHSGEKWYTCSVCGQGFSRSFSLERHKRSHTGERPFTCSECGKSYTQSSHLLTHRRVHTGERPFTCSECGKGFSNSSHLLVHQRVHTGERPFTCSVCEKGFTTSSDLLTHQRVHTGERPFTCSECGKGFTHSYSLLKHQQIHTGERPFTCSECGKGFTQSSDLLTHQRVHTGERPFSCSECGKGFIQSSHLLTHQRVHTGERPFTCSECGKGFTRSSNLLTHQRVHTGERPFTCSVCGKGFTRSFYLLTHQRVHTGERPFTCSVCGKGFTQSSHLLKHQRLHK; this comes from the exons atggctaaagtaaacgttggtcccctggaggatgagactggggaattaataatggagaacagggaaatggcagagactttgaagaaatattttgtatcggtcttcacggtagaggacactaaaaacattccaataatgtacatagatttccaaaaggcgtttgataaagtgcctcataataggcttgccagcaaagttgaagcccatggaataaaagggacagtggcagcatggatacggaatgggctctgtgataggaaacagagagtagtggtgaacggttgtttctcagactggaggaaggtatacaatggtgttccccacgg ggtattagaaggggaggatttgcagacgggaaactcaaaccaaacatcacatcaagatctgacagagtcgctCCATTCATCGGGCCTGGGATATCATcgacctttgaccatggaagcagaaagcactattcacagtggggagaaatggtacacatgctctgtgtgtggacaaggcttcagccgatcattcagcctggagagacacaagcgcagtcacactggggagaggccgttcacctgctctgagtgtggaaaaagttacactcagtcatcccacctgctgacacaccggcgagttcataccggggagaggccgttcacctgctcagagtgtgggaagggattctctaactcatcccacctgctggtgcaccagcgagttcacactggggagaggccgttcacctgctcagtgtgcgaGAAGGGTTTCACTACTtcatctgacctgctgacacaccagcgagttcacaccggggagaggccgttcacctgctccgagtgtgggaagggattcactcattcatacagcttgctgaaacaccagcaaattcacactggggagaggccgttcacctgctccgagtgtgggaagggattcactcagtcatccgacttgctgacacaccagcgagttcacaccggggagaggccgttcagctgctccgagtgtgggaagggattcattcaatcatcccatctgctgacacaccagcgagttcacactggggagaggccattcacctgctccgagtgtgggaagggattcactcggtcatccaacctgctgacacaccagcgagttcacactggagagaggccgttcacctgctccgtgtgtgggaagggattcactcgttcattctacctgctgacacaccagcgagttcacactggggagaggccgttcacttgctctgtgtgtgggaagggattcactcagtcatcccacttgctgaaacaccagcgacttcacaagtGA